One part of the Eucalyptus grandis isolate ANBG69807.140 chromosome 10, ASM1654582v1, whole genome shotgun sequence genome encodes these proteins:
- the LOC120288771 gene encoding F-box/kelch-repeat protein SKIP20-like yields MWPTENSRSSMALTTQNSNPIIVPCGHKLVGPPRYSITVFDLEIGAWDLLDPVLDYPDELPLFCHLASCDGELVALGGWDPATYEPVANVFAYDFAARGGVAMPRQASFFAVGAHGRRIYVAGGHNKGKNALRSTWAYDMGRGKWAELPLMSHSRDKCEGRSFWVVSEYGMKDQGWFEGSAEVYDFRTRLVAAGGEGVAAGAMPELTCRHGEGRAAIRLGWVEPGGLGQDVLGRAGEADPVAG; encoded by the coding sequence ATGTGGCCTACAGAGAATTCAAGGAGCTCAATGGCTCTCACGACCCAAAACTCTAACCCTATCATAGTACCATGTGGGCACAAGCTGGTCGGACCGCCCCGCTACTCCATCACCGTCTTCGACCTGGAGATCGGGGCCTGGGACCTGCTCGACCCGGTTCTAGACTACCCAGATGAGCTGCCGCTGTTCTGCCACCTCGCGAGCTGCGATGGCGAGCTGGTGGCCCTCGGGGGGTGGGACCCAGCGACCTACGAGCCGGTGGCCAACGTCTTCGCATACGACTTCGCAGCGCGGGGGGGCGTGGCGATGCCCCGACAGGCCTCCTTCTTCGCCGTGGGCGCGCACGGCAGGCGCATCTACGTGGCCGGGGGGCACAACAAGGGCAAGAACGCGTTGAGGTCGACGTGGGCATACGACATGGGGCGGGGCAAGTGGGCGGAGCTGCCATTGATGAGCCACAGCCGGGACAAGTGCGAGGGGCGGTCCTTCTGGGTGGTTAGCGAGTATGGGATGAAGGACCAGGGCTGGTTCGAGGGGAGCGCGGAGGTGTACGACTTCCGGACCAGGTTAGTGGCGGCGGGCGGAGAGGGTGTGGCCGCCGGAGCGATGCCTGAGCTCACGTGTCGGCACGGGGAGGGACGGGCGGCTATTCGACTGGGCTGGGTCGAACCCGGTGGTCTAGGCCAAGACGTGCTGGGTCGAGCTGGGGAGGCGGACCCGGTGGCGGGGTAG